The sequence CAGTCAACGTCAAGTTTCTGCGCGATCATCGAGAGCAGATCGCGTCGCACCGCGCCCGCTTCCATGAGATGAGTAGAGGACGCCGCAATCAAATGGGCAAGCCGGCCAAGTGCGACCCGCGGCGACAACCTGCCGGCTACCGCCCAATGTCCTGCGCGCGCGCGGGGCAACTGACGTTCATTGCCAGAGAACAAGACCAAATCAGTACGGCCCTCCGATAGCGACCGCATCAATGCGTAGTTGGCACCCGCGCAGTTCCAGCAAAATGCACTACCGGTCGCTCGTGACGGTTTGACGACGTGGACAACGATATCGGCGTCACTCGCAAGCTTTTCACGCAAGATCGCCCACGTGATCAAACCGTTCAGTCGAGGCAACTCGCCCATCCATGACTGAAAATGCGACTCTTCGAATCCCCAAAGCCTCAACGCGACGCGCAGCGTTTGCCGATCGTTATGTTCAGCGCGGTTGCACTGTGTTTCGTCAGTAAAATTCGTGCTCGTCGACTTTTCCATGGACCTCTCGTGCTCCCCATTCTTGTCTGAGTGATCAGTCTGCCCGGGCTTTGAGTCAAACCATGTCCCGAACTTAAGGCGCTACCTGACCCGAGTTAAGACATACATTGTCCGATTCGCCAACTACTGTCTCGTCCAATTCCTTGGCGGTCGAAGTGAGGATAGCTGTGCATCAGGAACTAGTTGTTGCTTCAACTTAGCGGGCAACTAGGCGCCGAATGATAGGAAAGAGCTGGTGCCTCCATTTAAGTCCGGTCGGCTGGCCTGATCGTGCAACACACACTTAGAAGAATGAGAATTGGATACGCGAGAGTTTCTACGGATGATCAAAACCTTGATTTGCAACTTGCGGCGTTGAAGGCAGCAGGATGCGATCACGTATTCACTGATCAGGGAATCTCAGGCGCGAAATTTTGTCGACCGGGTCTCGAGCGAGCAATGGCCGCGCTGTCGCAAGGTGACACGCTGGTCGTCTGGCGCCTGGATCGCCTCGGTCGATCGCTTAGCAAGCTTATTGAGCTAGTCGACGATCTTGGAGCCAAGTGTATTCAATTCGCTTCACTCACCGAGTCAATCGATACAACATCACCGGGCGGAACGCTGCTGTTCCACATCATGGCTGCACTGGCTCAATTTGAACGCTCGCTCATCGGAGAGAGAACGCGCGCGGGCATGCTCGCTGCCAAGGCACGTGGGCAGCATGTCGGGAGACGGCGCTCCATGAGCGAAAGCGAGTGCCTGGAAGCGCGTCGACTTCTGACCGATCACTCGACGGACGTTGTCGCTCAACACTTTGAAGTTCATCCGCGTACGTTGCTTCGTAGCGTGCGCAGATATGCTCTCGATGCTCAATAGCACCGTCTCGCGTGAATTCAAATACGATCTTCAATTTTCACCGTTGCCCAAATCGCTCGAGTCCCGCAGAATTCGTTGAACCGTTCGCGGATGGACATGGAATTTCGCCGCAACATCATCGATCGGTAAGCTACTTAAGAGGTGGAGCGCCTCTTGCCGCTGTGTTGATGTCAGTGATGGGCGCCGGCCGATGTGTTGGCCTCTTTCGCGAGCCGCCTTCATTCCACATCGGGTTCGTTCGCTGATTAAGGTCCGTTCAAACTGAGCCAAAGCGGCCATCATGTGGAAGATGAACATACCGCTACCTGAGCTGGTGCTAATTGCTTCGGTGAGAGACTGAAACTGGATGCCTCGAGCATCCAAGGTTTCGATTAGCTCGACGAGCTTCATCAACGATCTCCCCAATCTATCAAGACGCCATACGACAAGCGTATCGCCGCTATCCAGTCGCATCAGAGTTTCATCCAAACCCGGTCGTCGGAACGTCGCGCCGGAGACACCGTGATCGTGAAAGAGAAGGTCGCAGCCAGCGTTTGTCAGCGCTGAAACCTGCAAGTCGAGGTTCTGTTCTTCCGTCGAAACTCGAGCGTAACCGATCTTCATGGTATCGCCTTCTCAAAATCACGCTGCTCATTTGCCGCCTGCATGAGCGAATGAACAACACAAATGCAGTCTCACAAGAAGCACTGCCGGCAATTATTGACACAAAGGTTCCCTTTTGTCCGATCGGTTTTTGGCGATAGCCAGTGCTCCCGATCCATGATTTCCCTCTGGTTTTTTTAAAGATTCAGCCTATGCTTGAGCATGACACAAAGGAACCCTTTTGCACCGGCTCGTTGCCTCGTAACATCGAGGGGTGATGCGGGATCGGTAGCATGAGAACCACAAAGCCACAGTTGTCCGATTTCGGGCTGCTCTACTTTCGAAGGGACTCGGTCGCCGAGTCGGGACAGCACGGTGACTTGGGAACGTCGCTATGCATTGTTGCGACCATCGTCAACTTTCCGCAGATTGAACAGGCATACGGACACACTTTTGCGAGTGCGATGTGCCACCTTGTACACGAACGTGCGCGCGCGCTATCGGAGCACTGTTCGGCTACAGTGGCCGTAAGCCGTGAACGGATGCTGTTTGTCTTTGACAAATCCGGCAGTCTCGGCCAGGAACGCGGTGGATACGAAAGGCGGGGGGCAAAAGACCTGAACTGCGTTCTGACTAGTTTGAGCAGCAGCCCGATCACCTCCGGCGATACCGTTGCGTTTCCCGTCATCGAGGCCAGCGTCGCCACTCTCGATGACAAGCCGTTCAATATCGTCGACGCAGGATCGAGTCGCATGATATATGGCCAGCCAGGAACCGAATGGCGAGCCCAATACATTGCAGATACGAAAACGGCCTTGCGCATCTTCCAAGCCATGGCCGATGGGCGCATCGACTTCGACTATGAGCACGTGCGCGATGCCTCAGGCGCTCAATTGACGGCGTACCGTGAAGCATTGCTTTGCGAAATATCAGATAGGACGAGCGAGCACAGACGGATCGGTGTCGATGTGCACTCTTTAGAACGCATTGGACTTGTGCGTAGGCTCGACCAATGGGTAGTCGAGTCGATTGTCGCGAAGCTTCGTGCTGCGCCCGATGACAAACTTGGCTGCAACATTTCAGCACAGAGCGCGACGCTGGACGCGTGGTGGGCGCTGACCATTGGTGCATTGGCGGACGAACCGGACGTGGCGTCGAGGTTGACGCTGGAAATAACAGAAACGTCGCCCCTAGATGATTTCGAGAGGGCACGCGAGTTTGTTCGAACGCTTCGAGAACTCGGTTGCAGCGTCGCGCTCGACGACTTGGGAAGTGGCTATAGCAGCATGCGAAACCTAACGGAGCTCGGCGTCAACATCGCGAAGGTAGGAAGGTCGTTTGTAGCTGCCGGCCGTGCGGATTCGTTGGACGCCAAACGCTTGTCACAACTCGTTGGATTTGCCAAAGCCTTTGCCCCGTCCGTCGTCATCGAGGGAGTTGAGACGGAGATTGACGCACGACTGGCGTTGGCAAGCGGTGCCACGCATCTTCAAGGGTACTTCTACGCCCGCAACGGGACATCTTAAGCGCGCCGCAACAAGCTAGAAGATAAAAGAAGCAGTCCAAGCGCTTCATCCCTCATCACAAACGGTACGTCAACCTGCGATCGCTGTGCCGCCTGCGCACTGAAACCAGACGTACCAACCGGCTAAAAAAATCCGCGTGCCCCGCAATCACAAGGGACACGGATTGTCCCGAACACTGAGCAGAATGAAAGTCATGCAAGCAAATACCGGAGCGAGTGTCGATGCAAATGTATAGCGGGACGGCGAATGGAGGAACCCGGAAACTGAACTTCAAGCAATTTCAAAGCTACATCGTTCTAACCTATCGGCTTACGATGAGTGCGATTTTGCTGATCATTGTGATCGGCGTGCTGTCTTACCTGTTCCTGATGGGGTTCTATGCGGTCAATCGAAACTGGTCAGCGCCTATCGTGCTGTCGCCGACACAGGAAAAGGTGCTGGCTTACCAGCCCCAGGTATCGGCGCTTGAGGCGAATCTGCTCAAGAATCGCGTCGATCTTGCTGTCGCTGCCGAAAAGAAGCGAATCGTTAGCGAACAGATCGTCGAACTGCGCTCGCTGATCAGTCGGTTCGACTCGGCGGCGCGTAGTGAGTCGGGTGAATTTGCGAGAAACGAAGCGGAGATAAGCGGTGTGTTGAAGGAAAAGCGTATCGACACTGGCGAAGAGGAAGAGACACTTGACGGCCTCAACCCGCTTCTAGCGACGATTGACGCAGAATTGAAGGCGGGCTTGATCACGAAGGATGAAGCGATCTCGCGGCGTCTGAATGTCCAGTCCGCACGCAATGCGATTACGGATTCCCGTGTTAGCGAGATTTCGCTTCGGGAGCAAGCACGAGCTGCGGCGAACGCCGGCAAAACGCTCAATGGAAGCGAGAACTCGTCACTGGCAGCGCTGCAGTCGCTAGGCAACGAGGCGCAACTGAGAGCCACGCTTGCACAGGCTGAGCTTGACGCCGAGGCGGCGCGGCAATCGGTGGACCAATTGAGCGCGACGGTGGCCGACTCAGAGCGCGTGTTGACGGTCGCAAAGCTTTCACCGTATTACCAGGCGTTGACGGATAGCGTTCCGGTGGTTTTTGTTCAATACGACAACCTCGCGTATGCAAAGCCGGGTGCTCCGGTCTTCGATTGTTACCTGCAAGTTATCGTATGTCGCCGGGTAGGAACGATCGACCGCGTATACGACGCAGAGGAGTACGCGCGGCAACCGTTGTTCAAGACGGACATCAAGGGCAAGTTTGTCGGTGTCACCTTTAACGTGAAGGCCGCTGCGGAATCACCCATCGTGTTCATCGGACATAAGCCGCTGCTGTTCTAGGACGAGCCCGCTTCTGCGTGCGTTCTCTCTTCCACGTTACCTTCAAGTAAATGTCAATTAAACGCAACACGTTTCTGATCGCAACACTGTTGTTCACTACGAGTTCGGGTGCAATTGCACAAACCAGCTTGGACAGCGAAAGGCAAACGTACTGTCAATATGTAGAGGACCAGGCCGATGCCGAGCGGACTCTGGACAGCGGTGTGACCGGATTCGGTAATTTTGGCGAGTCGGATACGAATCCCGGATTGAAGCAGGTAGTCGTTGGTCTGTCCAAGAGTCTGTCGAAGCATCTTCAGGGCGATTCGGCCACACGGTCGGCCGCACTGCAATGTCAGTTATACGGTCTCACGCTCGAGGTTGATCGCAACGTGAAATACGCCATGGCAGCGTTGGACAAGCGAGTTGCGGCTGAGCAGGTGACGGACCTTAAACATGTACTCGATGTCGTCAACGAGGAAATCGGTCGCGCGGAAAGTCGGCGGCGTTCGGGCAACGCCACCTTGGCGGATGTGCTGCAGCTGAGTCAGCAGCGCGACGAGATTTACACACAGTACATGTCTGCTCGAAACGCGGCCGAGGCACAGACGGTCCCTGACGTTCCTCAAATCGATCTGCGACAGGCGCTGCAACAGATCGACGACGTGACAATGTCTCTCGAGGATGAGCTCAATCACAAAGAGAAGTTGCAAGCGTGGGATGTCTCGCTGGTCGGCGGGGTACAAAAGCCGGTGTTCGGCGAGCCGGATAGCACACCGACGCGGTTTCAACCGTTTGTCTCGATCGTGTTCACCTACAACTTCAACGCGGCTTCGTATGGGCGGAAGCTGGACAGCGCGACTCACTCGCTGCTGAACATGCGCAGCCAGTCGAACGACGATCTTTCCGAGCAGGTCGACATGCTGCGAAAGGATGTCGCTGCCCGGCTCCAGGTACAGCGCGAGAGTCTGCAACGGCTGCTCGAGGAGCAAGACATGCTGAGCGCGGAATCCGACCGTGTGCGCGACCTGGACACGTCTGAGGCTCTCCGAACCAAATCGCAGATTCGGATCGGCCTCACGATAGCCACGATGAAGATCGATCTTTCACGTTTACAAATTGCCCTTTTGACCGATAGCTATGCGCAATTTCAATAGGATAGTCGTGGTGGGGCTCGGGTATGTGGGGTGCCCGCTCGCTTTCGAACTATCGCGGCATTTCGAGGTGACCGGCTTCGATATCGACACCGGCAGGATTCTCGAACTGTCCGACGGATTTGATCGAACAGGAGAGCTCCTTGAGCGCGAACTCAAAGCGGCGGCGTGGCGCCTGTCGAGCGACCCGGAAGCGGCAATTCGCGAGGCAGATGTCATCATCGTGACAGTGCCGACGCCAGTTACCGATGCGAATGTTCCCGACCTCGAGCCGGTGATGGGTGCAACAAGAACGATTGCCAAGCACATGACAGCGGGCACGACGATAATTTTCGAAAGCACGGTTTACCCAGGCGTGACCGAAGATATCTGCGTACCGTTACTCGAACAGCGGGGGGAATATACCGGGGCGGCTCGTCTGCAACATGGCGTCGACTTTTGGGTTGCGTATTCTCCGGAGCGCATCAATCCCGGCGACCGGGTTCATACGCTCACGACCACAACCAAGATTGTGTCCGGAGACAGCGTAGAGACGCTCGAGCTTGTTGACCAAATGTACTCGAAGATCACCAATACCTATCGGGCACGCAGCATCAAGGTTGCTGAGGCGGCAAAGGTCATCGAGAACACTCAGCGAGACGTCAACATAGCGCTGATGAATGAACTCTCGCAGATTTTCTCGCGGCTAAATATCGACACGCATGATGCGATTGACGCCGCGGCGTCAAAATGGAACTTCCATCGCTACGTCCCAGGGTTCGTGGGCGGCCATTGTATCTCGGTGGACCCCTACTACCTGACGTATCGGTCCGCGCAGGTGGGATACATCCCGTCACTGATCCTCGCGGCGCGGGAAGTCAACGACAGGATGCCCGCCTTGCTTGCCGAGAAGACGCTGAAGGCGATGCGCCATAGTGGATTGCCTCACGACTCCAGAATCACGGTCCTCGGGATTACCTTCAAGGAGAACGTGCCCGACATCCGCAATTCGAAGGCGGCGGCCCTGGTCAGGGAACTCATGAGTTGGGGCATTGACGTGCAGGTCATCGACCCGCTTGCGGATCCCGACGAAGTCTGCCGCGAGTACGGAATCACGCTTACGCCTGCCGAGCGGCGACAGAAGGCTAGCGCGGTGGTGCTGGCCGTTGCCCACGACGAATTCGTTCGATGCGGGTGGAGGATGATCGAGGAGCACATCAATCCGCGGTACGCCGCGGTCGTGACAGACGTCAAAGGTGTGCTTGAACGTGGCTGCGAACCCCCTAATGTGAATCTCGTGCGTGTGTAGCCGTGCATTGAAGATGGTGAGCAGATGAGGAAAACGTGGTGCGCCGCATTGGCGCTATCGTGCCTATTGACCTTTTCCGCAGCGTCGGCTCGCGATTTGGTCTGGGCGGGAACGGCGTGGCACCTTCGAAGCGGCGGGGGGCAGCCGTGTGCGTCCGGCGTGTGGAATGAGCGTGGGGCGTGGGTTGATGACCGAGGATGGCTCCACGTGAAGATCACGCAATTGCAGGACGGGAGATTTGCGTGCGTGGAGCTGGAGTCGCTCAGGCAATTCGGGTTCGGCCGATACGCGTTCGAGGTTCGCGGTCCGATCGGTGCGATCGATCCGAACGTCGTCCTGGGTGTTTTTCTCTACCCGCCCAAGGATGTCGGCCCCGATGGTACCAACGAAATCGACGTCGAATTGGCGCGATGGGGCATTTCGGATGGGCCACAAGTCAATTACACCGCCTGGTATCGCAGTCACAAGGGCAATCGCCACAGTACGATGCGAGTGCCGAGCGGATTAGATGACGCCAGCTTTGAGCTTAACTGGCAGCCGGAAGAGGTCGATTGGGATTCTTCCTTGCAAGCAGACGGCAAAGTAGGCTTTCGTAAAGATCTCGCCGAGAAGCCACAGACGCTGGTGATCAATCTCTGGTTGTACAAACGTCCACGCCCCGTGAGCCAGGGGAAGTTGGAATTCTTGATCAAGTTCAGGGGACCGTTGTGATCGACACGTTCGTGCAACTCATCTTCGCTCTGCCGTTAATTGTCATGGTAATGAACTTTGGCGTGACGTTGTTGTTGCGCATCGGTGCAAAGTCCACGTTCATGGAAAAGAACTATGCGCTTCAGCCGCAGGTGAGCGTGCTGCTACCTTGCTTCAACGAGGGGGAGCACGTGTTTCGCACGATTGAAAGCATTCTTGCGAGCGACTATCCGATGGAGAAAGTGGAGGTCATCGCCGTTGACGACTGCTCTGCGGATGACACATTCGTATGGATCGAACGTGCGGCGCAACGCTGGAACAACGTGCGCGCGTTCAAGAACCCGGTGAATTCCGGCAAGCATCAGACGCTGTCGCGTGCGCTTTCGCATTCTTCGGGCGAAATTCTTATCTGCATTGATTCCGATTGCATCTTTGATAAACGGGCGATCGCGGAGCTTACCGCGTGCTTTAATGACGACTCGATTGGAGCCGTGGGTGGCCGCGTAGGTATCAGCAACGCGCGGGAAAACGTGCTCACCCAGTGTCAGACGGTGGTTTACTACTACAGCTTCCAGATCATGAAGATGTTGCAGAACTGGACAAGAAACGTTATCTGCATCTCAGGGTGTCTCTTCGCTATCCGGCGAGAGCACTTTGAAGCGATCGAAGAGCAGGTAAAACATAGAAACTGGTTCGGCGTCGGCGTGCGCGATGGTGAGGATCGTTACATGACGCATTTGTTGTTGCTGAAGGGGTTAAAAACGTACATCAATATCAGCGCGCAATGCTGGACGGCAGCGCCCAATAACTTCAAACAGCTTTTCATGCAACAACTTCGCTGGCGGCGCAGCGGTCTGCGAGATTTGTTCTGGACGCTTCGGCAGTTTGGACGGAATTTGAAGATCTTGCATCCATTGTCGATGGTCAACCTACTTGTACCTGGTGCGCTGCAGGTGCTCTGGCCGGCCATGTGCATATACGGCCTCGCGACTGGCTGGCTTGCCGAGCATTTCTTCCGCGACATGCAGTTCTATTTTGGGCTGTGGGTTGTCGTTGGCTTGCTTTTCAATTTTTATGTGCGTAGGCGCAATCCTGAGCAGAAGGTGAGCCCCTTGCTTATAGGCGCGCTAGGAATGTGGTTTATCGCGGATTCTTTTTTGATTACGCTTGTCGCGCTTTGTACGTTCGACGTGGGTGAGTGGGGCACTCGCGGCACGTCGGTGAGAAAGGTGTGAAATGATCGTCTGATCGGCGTTCCGTAAAGGGACTCGGACTCACGATGACGATCAAGTTCTCGCCGTTCCATCGAGAAGAGCCAGCAGGCGCTGCAATCGCTGCCGTTGCGAATTGGTAAGCCCAGGTGTCACGGTCACTTGCATGATCCGTGTGCGCCAGTAATTTGCGCTGAATACCACGAGGGCTTCGTACGTAGAAAGCGCTTGTTCCAGGTGCGCGATTGCGTCGTCTACGTTTTGAAGCGTGTACGGGCTGTGGGTGGATTCGGCTTTCCCGCTAGGGGTTTTCATTTGTTTGGCTGGCCAGGAGGTTCGGTGCGTAGTGCGTCGTTCCCCTATGGCGCGTGGCGGACGCCAGTTATTGTTTATTCGCGCTGAGACAAACGATGTCTCAATGCCGAAACATTCGATCCGGGCTATAAGCGGAACGCTGTGTAGAGCGATGTCAGGGCGGTGTTGGCGCTTTGAAGAGCGTCAAGTTCTCCCTTGTCGTGCACGGTGCTGCAGGTAGGCGCGCAAGAGGCCTACGATATTGTCTCTGCCAACGGGATTGGCACTATGCACGGTGAATGCGAAGTCGTCAGGTATGAAGTGGCCACCCGCGTTTAGATCCATTTCGATCAGCTGTTTGACCACCGCCATTGCGGTATCGTCATCGCCGAGGTCGTGATCGAACGATATCTCGGAAGGGCATCCGCGCGTCGCCAGCAGGGCAATCGCCTGCTTGGAAGTGCGGGCGACAACCCAGGATGGCGATGCGGGCTCGCGTAGGTCGTCAATAAAAAGCCTATATCGATCCTTTGTCATTCCTGCCCCGCTGCATGTGTTCTTGAACCTGCTGATCCGTGCGGGAGGAGAGGGCTCCCCGGCGCGCAAGTGTCTTAAACTTGAATTGTCCAACCGTGTCAGGACAGTGCGCGTCCCGAGGGTAGCCTGCTCACAATCCGCAAGTCGCGTTCCCGTTGAGACAAAAATTTTCCAAAATGCGGTTTAGACTAGATACATTTCCAGCTTGACTTAGAATTCATGCGTTTGCGTCGCACGGTTGGCGATAGGATGAGGTGTGCTGGAGTCTCTCGCAGCAAACTACAAACTAATACGAACGGGGTATTCGAATGATCGAACGCCAAGCCAAGGACCTTCAC comes from Trinickia violacea and encodes:
- a CDS encoding recombinase family protein, which gives rise to MRIGYARVSTDDQNLDLQLAALKAAGCDHVFTDQGISGAKFCRPGLERAMAALSQGDTLVVWRLDRLGRSLSKLIELVDDLGAKCIQFASLTESIDTTSPGGTLLFHIMAALAQFERSLIGERTRAGMLAAKARGQHVGRRRSMSESECLEARRLLTDHSTDVVAQHFEVHPRTLLRSVRRYALDAQ
- a CDS encoding recombinase family protein — its product is MKIGYARVSTEEQNLDLQVSALTNAGCDLLFHDHGVSGATFRRPGLDETLMRLDSGDTLVVWRLDRLGRSLMKLVELIETLDARGIQFQSLTEAISTSSGSGMFIFHMMAALAQFERTLISERTRCGMKAARERGQHIGRRPSLTSTQRQEALHLLSSLPIDDVAAKFHVHPRTVQRILRDSSDLGNGEN
- a CDS encoding EAL domain-containing protein, with translation MRTTKPQLSDFGLLYFRRDSVAESGQHGDLGTSLCIVATIVNFPQIEQAYGHTFASAMCHLVHERARALSEHCSATVAVSRERMLFVFDKSGSLGQERGGYERRGAKDLNCVLTSLSSSPITSGDTVAFPVIEASVATLDDKPFNIVDAGSSRMIYGQPGTEWRAQYIADTKTALRIFQAMADGRIDFDYEHVRDASGAQLTAYREALLCEISDRTSEHRRIGVDVHSLERIGLVRRLDQWVVESIVAKLRAAPDDKLGCNISAQSATLDAWWALTIGALADEPDVASRLTLEITETSPLDDFERAREFVRTLRELGCSVALDDLGSGYSSMRNLTELGVNIAKVGRSFVAAGRADSLDAKRLSQLVGFAKAFAPSVVIEGVETEIDARLALASGATHLQGYFYARNGTS
- a CDS encoding nucleotide sugar dehydrogenase, with translation MRNFNRIVVVGLGYVGCPLAFELSRHFEVTGFDIDTGRILELSDGFDRTGELLERELKAAAWRLSSDPEAAIREADVIIVTVPTPVTDANVPDLEPVMGATRTIAKHMTAGTTIIFESTVYPGVTEDICVPLLEQRGEYTGAARLQHGVDFWVAYSPERINPGDRVHTLTTTTKIVSGDSVETLELVDQMYSKITNTYRARSIKVAEAAKVIENTQRDVNIALMNELSQIFSRLNIDTHDAIDAAASKWNFHRYVPGFVGGHCISVDPYYLTYRSAQVGYIPSLILAAREVNDRMPALLAEKTLKAMRHSGLPHDSRITVLGITFKENVPDIRNSKAAALVRELMSWGIDVQVIDPLADPDEVCREYGITLTPAERRQKASAVVLAVAHDEFVRCGWRMIEEHINPRYAAVVTDVKGVLERGCEPPNVNLVRV
- a CDS encoding glycoside hydrolase family 16 protein, producing MKITQLQDGRFACVELESLRQFGFGRYAFEVRGPIGAIDPNVVLGVFLYPPKDVGPDGTNEIDVELARWGISDGPQVNYTAWYRSHKGNRHSTMRVPSGLDDASFELNWQPEEVDWDSSLQADGKVGFRKDLAEKPQTLVINLWLYKRPRPVSQGKLEFLIKFRGPL
- a CDS encoding glycosyltransferase family 2 protein, whose protein sequence is MIDTFVQLIFALPLIVMVMNFGVTLLLRIGAKSTFMEKNYALQPQVSVLLPCFNEGEHVFRTIESILASDYPMEKVEVIAVDDCSADDTFVWIERAAQRWNNVRAFKNPVNSGKHQTLSRALSHSSGEILICIDSDCIFDKRAIAELTACFNDDSIGAVGGRVGISNARENVLTQCQTVVYYYSFQIMKMLQNWTRNVICISGCLFAIRREHFEAIEEQVKHRNWFGVGVRDGEDRYMTHLLLLKGLKTYINISAQCWTAAPNNFKQLFMQQLRWRRSGLRDLFWTLRQFGRNLKILHPLSMVNLLVPGALQVLWPAMCIYGLATGWLAEHFFRDMQFYFGLWVVVGLLFNFYVRRRNPEQKVSPLLIGALGMWFIADSFLITLVALCTFDVGEWGTRGTSVRKV
- a CDS encoding cyclic-phosphate processing receiver domain-containing protein, with product MTKDRYRLFIDDLREPASPSWVVARTSKQAIALLATRGCPSEISFDHDLGDDDTAMAVVKQLIEMDLNAGGHFIPDDFAFTVHSANPVGRDNIVGLLRAYLQHRARQGRT